One part of the Rutidosis leptorrhynchoides isolate AG116_Rl617_1_P2 chromosome 1, CSIRO_AGI_Rlap_v1, whole genome shotgun sequence genome encodes these proteins:
- the LOC139845015 gene encoding uncharacterized protein, with the protein MHTDGAYGSEGAGAGIVLKSPEGEEYTFALRFSFPVTNNEAEYEALLSGMRVAKYLEVKELSVYVGSQLVANQFNGIFEEHDETMQKLMQKYLKLVQELAVDFDLFQITQVSRTLNKKVDALSKLAALTFSHFKKEIWVEEVKVKSIYTGSVSAAVEEEEQSWMTPIVEFLNKGTFPIDSMEARKIKMKAPMYFLDKGILYRKSFLGPHLQCLNPTQAESIIREVHEGMCALHSGHKTMASKNNAARILLDVNVQRCRRGNTQMSVVPAARTRPGGVKFLVVAIDYFTKWFEGNPFSDWCQDLNIKRTFTSVAHPQANDQCEVTNRDIVLGIKARPGLYRRGWIDEPPNVLWAHRTIPKGATNETPFSLVYGSEAVILAEINMPTMRIASFDESSNSEQLHENLNLVEERREMAAIKEAINKQRIASYYNKRVQPLSFQLNDLVWRKNEANSEMSRSY; encoded by the exons ATGCATACAGATGGGGCTTATGGTTCAGAAGGCGCAGGGGCAGGAATAGTCCTGAAAAGTCCAGAAGGAGAAGAATATACCTTCGCGCTGCGTTTTAGCTTCCCTGTAACAAACAATGAAGCTGAGTACGAAGCGTTGTTATCTGGAATGCGAGTAGCAAAATATTTGGAGGTAAAAGAACTGTCAGTATATGTTGGCTCGCAGCTAGTTGCAAACCAATTCAATGGGATATTTGAAGAACATGATGAAACGATGCAAAAATTGATGCAAAAATATCTGAAACTTGTGCAAGAGCTTGCGGTAGACTTTGATTTATTCCAGATAACTCAGGTTTCAAGAACATTAAATAAAAAGGTGGATGCGCTCAGTAAGCTAGCTGCCTTAACATTCAgccattttaagaaagaaatttgggtCGAGGAAGTGAAAGTTAAATCCATTTACACAGGCAGTGTATCCGCCGCAGTTGAGGAAGAGGAGCAGAGTTGGATGACACCGATAGTGGAGTTTCTGAATAAAGGTACATTTCCAATAGATTCAATGGAAGCAAGAAAGATTAAAATGAAAGCACCAATGTATTTTTTAGACAAAGGAATTCTATATAGAAAGTCTTTCTTGGGACCCCATTTGCAGTGTCTTAATCCAACTCAAGCAGAGTCAATCATACGGGAAGTGCACGAGGGAATGTGCGCTTTGCACTCAGGGCACAAAACAATGGCGtccaaaaataatgcggctaggatactATTGGACGTCAATGTACAGAGATGCCGCAGAGGTAATACGCAAATGTCAGTCGTGCCAGCTGCACGCACCA GACCAGGAGGTGTAAAGTTTTTGGTAGTGgccattgattattttacaaagtgg TTTGAAGGTAATCCATTTAGTGATTGGTGCCAAGATCTGAACATAAAGCGAACATTCACATCAGTTGCACACCCCCAGGCGAACGACCAGTGTGAGGTCACAAATCGGGATATCGTGTTAGGAATCAAAGCAAGACCTGGATTGTACCGAAGGGGTTGGATAGATGAACCGCCGAATGTATTATGGGCACACCGCACAATCCCAAAAGGCGCGACCAATgaaacacctttcagtctggtGTACGGGTCTGAGGCTGTAATACTCGCGGAAATAAACATGCCAACTATGCGCATAGCttccttcgatgaaagtagcaaTAGCGAACAACTGCATGAAAATCTAAACTTAGTAGAAGAGCGCAGGGAAATGGCGGccataaaagaagcaatcaacaaacaAAGAATAGCGAGCTACTACAATAAGCGCGTACAGCCATTATCTTTCCAATTGAATGATTTGGTGTGGCGAAAAAATGAAGCaaacagtgaaatgtcccgttcatattga